In Megalopta genalis isolate 19385.01 chromosome 7, iyMegGena1_principal, whole genome shotgun sequence, a single window of DNA contains:
- the LOC117227940 gene encoding uncharacterized protein LOC117227940: MMASNIKNIENNGSIDRKVTKLKIRDSKCSNYMHMTSDELVENEHISFCNESNKDIYCNKNKSLETNTITEFSEQEVEHTLYKDSQNINTSTKHIDTLFTVSNSALRMKNQNRSPIINCTISQVPTEYSKNIINNELLCSHTTLKPTLYEQCSDLSNIEECEDTSSSVSQTCLQGIGNDFTQYAFDNNNVTSNIEKCIKVYSHKRHKSMDEIKRNNVLTNVNNVMHNPSTDCIDLLDEPSTNDIPVTLLTSLDMESAEYIISLSTENIQSIVGAKFNEQNKLNIYQNDCQHIVQYSNREDNINKKELNTGHPENSNYMKPILRRSLRINQHDPDGTTNSNEISKEHNRREKYFRKSNSLNKLEMSTKRKRKVKSVDYRISEQGINNILHLNKKTFKSSHKNRTKLIKKRNDKSQRVTVSRRRKEQSIKITNRMKCDISQMTELKSILTPSRLNTMEHVNRALWGDMSDYSEDYENKVDLDESALNTKIPFAVGLLPLRTALEKMQATPDYQPRKTRSSVVSIKQETNFFKQKSYTYSNKITASTRQHFSTSHPKEDAKTVCRIQIRAAPSEYMQKRKKHFTTNMATLKPSAIINKQ, translated from the coding sequence ATGATGGCttctaatattaaaaatatcgaaaataatggaagtATTGACAGAAAAGTTACGAAATTAAAAATCAGGGATAGCAAATGCAGTAATTATATGCATATGACATCTGATGAACTTGTTGAAAATGAACATATTTCGTTTTGCAATGAAAGCAACAAagatatttattgtaataaaaacAAATCTTTGGAAACTAATACAATCACTGAATTTTCTGAACAAGAAGTGGAGCATACACTGTATAAGGATTCACAAAATATTAATACCAGTACAAAACACATTGACACATTGTTTACTGTATCAAATTCTGCTTTACGAATGAAGAACCAAAATCGCTCTCCGATAATAAATTGTACAATATCACAAGTACCAACTGAGTActctaaaaatataataaataatgaattattatgtTCACATACTACACTAAAACCTACATTGTATGAACAATGCAGTGATCTCTCAAACATTGAGGAATGCGAAGATACTTCTTCATCTGTGTCACAAACTTGCCTTCAAGGAATTGGAAACGATTTTACGCAATATGCCTTTGATAATAACAATGTTACTAGTAACATAGAAAAATGCATAAAAGTATATAGTCACAAGAGACATAAATCTATGGATGAAATAAAAAGGAATAATGTACTTACAAATGTGAATAATGTAATGCATAATCCATCCACTGATTGTATAGATTTATTAGATGAGCCGTCCACTAATGATATACCAGTTACTCTTCTAACTTCATTAGACATGGAAAGTGCTGAATACATTATAAGTTTAAGTACTGAAAATATTCAGTCTATAGTGGGAGCTAAATTTAATGAgcagaataaattaaatatctATCAAAACGACTGTCAACATATTGTTCAATACAGTAATCGagaagataatataaataaaaaagaattaaatacAGGTCATCCTGAAAATTCAAATTATATGAAACCTATTTTACGAAGAAGTTTACGAATAAACCAACATGACCCAGATGGCACAACAAACAGTAATGAAATTTCCAAAGAACATAATAGAagagaaaaatattttagaaaatctAATTCTTTAAATAAGTTAGAAATGTCTACCAAAAGAAAACGTAAAGTAAAAAGTGTAGATTACAGAATTTCAGAGCAAGGTATTAACAACATTCtccatttaaataaaaaaacatttAAGAGCTCGCATAAAAACAgaacaaaattaattaaaaagagAAATGATAAGTCACAGCGTGTAACAGTTAGTAGAAGAAGAAAAGAGCAATCAATTAAGATAACAAATAGAATGAAATGTGATATATCACAAATGACAGAATTAAAATCTATTTTAACACCATCCAGGTTAAATACAATGGAACATGTTAATCGGGCATTATGGGGAGATATGTCAGATTATTCAGAAGATTATGAAAATAAAGTAGATTTAGATGAGTCTGCACTTAATACAAAAATTCCATTTGCTGTAGGTTTGTTGCCCCTACGTACTGCTCTTGAAAAGATGCAAGCAACACCGGATTATCAACCCCGTAAAACTCGTTCATCGGTTGTCTCAATAAAACAAGAAACTAATTTCTTTAAACAGAAGAGTtatacatattcaaataaaattactgCCTCGACGAGGCAACATTTTTCTACTAGTCATCCAAAGGAAGATGCTAAAACAGTTTGTCGTATCCAAATTAGAGCAGCTCCATCAGAATATATGCAAAAACGAAAAAAACATTTCACAACAAATATGGCTACATTAAAACCATCCGCtattataaataaacaatgA